Proteins encoded together in one Bacteroides ovatus window:
- a CDS encoding class I SAM-dependent methyltransferase gives MQQNQYDKEPLTAVEAQRLAQEIAFGPIVFQVSRLMLKFGIFQLLADERAGMTQEEISKACGLSSYATQVLLEASLTIGTVLRHKNLYRLAKAGWFLLNDRMVRVNMDFNHDVNYLGMFHLEEALTNGRPGGLKVFGEWSTIYEGLSSLPSQVQKSWFGFDHYYSDCSFDEALAIVFARHPKTLLDVGGNTGRWATKCVSYDDAVEVTIMDLPQQLEMMRQQTKELPGAMRIHGYGANLLDPEVPFPTGFDAIWMSQFLDCFSEEEVTSILTRAARSMSRESRLYIMETFWNRQKFDTAAYCLTQISLYFTAMANGNSKMYHSDDMERCIKAAGLEVEKIDDHLGMGHSIVQCRLK, from the coding sequence ATGCAACAGAATCAATATGATAAGGAACCGTTGACCGCGGTAGAGGCACAACGCTTGGCACAAGAAATAGCTTTCGGGCCCATCGTGTTTCAGGTATCACGCCTTATGCTCAAATTCGGTATTTTCCAGTTACTAGCCGACGAACGTGCAGGCATGACACAAGAAGAAATCAGCAAGGCTTGTGGCCTGTCTTCTTATGCAACACAAGTTTTGCTGGAAGCCTCATTAACGATCGGTACCGTATTGCGGCACAAAAACCTTTACCGCCTTGCCAAAGCCGGATGGTTCCTGCTCAACGACAGGATGGTACGTGTCAATATGGATTTCAACCACGATGTCAACTATCTGGGAATGTTCCATCTCGAAGAGGCTCTCACCAACGGACGTCCCGGAGGGCTGAAAGTATTCGGCGAATGGAGCACTATCTATGAAGGGCTGTCAAGCTTGCCCTCACAGGTACAAAAGAGCTGGTTCGGTTTCGATCATTATTACTCGGATTGCTCGTTTGACGAAGCTTTGGCAATTGTTTTCGCCCGTCATCCCAAGACTTTACTGGATGTGGGAGGTAATACCGGTCGATGGGCAACCAAGTGCGTAAGCTATGACGACGCAGTGGAAGTAACTATTATGGACCTTCCGCAACAATTGGAGATGATGCGTCAACAAACTAAAGAACTGCCCGGAGCAATGCGTATCCACGGGTATGGCGCCAATCTGCTCGATCCCGAAGTTCCTTTCCCGACAGGGTTCGATGCTATCTGGATGAGCCAGTTCCTTGATTGTTTCTCGGAAGAAGAAGTAACCAGCATACTGACCCGTGCAGCCCGCTCTATGAGCCGGGAGAGCCGCCTCTATATCATGGAAACTTTCTGGAACCGGCAAAAGTTTGACACAGCCGCTTATTGCCTGACACAAATCAGTCTTTATTTCACAGCCATGGCAAATGGTAACAGCAAAATGTATCATTCGGATGATATGGAACGGTGCATCAAAGCAGCGGGATTGGAAGTTGAAAAGATAGATGACCATTTAGGAATGGGACACAGCATTGTACAATGCAGATTGAAATGA
- a CDS encoding hydroxymyristoyl-ACP dehydratase has translation MNNREVIIQGEGMLNLIPQRPPIVMVDSFFGIEENHSYSGLTVTADNIFCETGKLQEAGIIEHIAQSAAARIGFLYTRQGEKVPLGFIGSVDKLKIHDLPKIGMKLFTEITVVQEVFDITLISAQVKVEDKLIAECRMKIFIKKE, from the coding sequence ATGAACAACAGGGAAGTTATCATACAAGGAGAAGGAATGCTCAATTTGATTCCACAGCGTCCGCCCATCGTGATGGTGGACAGTTTCTTTGGTATCGAAGAGAATCATTCCTATTCCGGACTGACTGTTACTGCTGATAATATTTTCTGCGAAACCGGAAAACTGCAAGAGGCAGGAATTATCGAACACATCGCTCAATCGGCAGCGGCACGTATCGGATTTCTTTATACCCGGCAGGGTGAAAAAGTACCGTTAGGGTTTATCGGTTCGGTGGACAAACTTAAAATCCACGATTTGCCAAAGATCGGGATGAAACTATTTACGGAGATTACCGTTGTACAAGAGGTATTCGACATTACATTGATTTCTGCACAAGTGAAAGTGGAAGACAAGCTGATAGCTGAATGCAGGATGAAAATATTTATAAAAAAAGAATGA
- a CDS encoding acyl carrier protein, whose translation MTNEEIIEKIRTTLAEEFEVGIDVIQPDAPLMETLELDSLDLVDMVVLVEKNFGFNVTGQDFAGIKTFQDFYDLVITRMQEAK comes from the coding sequence ATGACAAACGAAGAAATCATCGAGAAAATAAGAACCACTCTGGCAGAAGAGTTTGAAGTAGGCATCGACGTTATCCAGCCGGATGCACCGTTAATGGAAACTCTTGAACTGGACAGCCTGGACTTGGTCGATATGGTGGTACTGGTAGAAAAGAACTTCGGTTTCAACGTAACCGGACAAGATTTTGCGGGTATCAAAACCTTCCAGGACTTCTACGATCTCGTTATCACCCGTATGCAGGAAGCCAAGTAA
- the fabG gene encoding 3-oxoacyl-ACP reductase FabG, whose protein sequence is MKYALVTGGSRGIGRAVSCKLAEMGYFILINYQNNDAEAEKTLQLVQEKGSNGELMKFDVTDPAAITLALGNWASQHPDEYIEVLINNAGIRKDNLMLWMTGEEWSKVLDISLNGFFNVTQPLLKNMLVKRYGRIVNIVSLSGIQGMPGQANYSAAKGGVIAATKALAQEVAKKKVTVNAVAPGFIRTDMTEGIDENEWKKHIPAGRFGTPEEVADLVGFLASPASSYITGEVISINGGLYT, encoded by the coding sequence ATGAAATATGCATTAGTAACCGGAGGAAGCCGAGGTATCGGCCGTGCTGTCAGTTGTAAACTGGCGGAAATGGGCTACTTTATACTGATAAATTATCAGAATAATGACGCAGAAGCGGAGAAAACGTTGCAGTTAGTACAGGAAAAAGGAAGTAATGGCGAGTTGATGAAGTTCGATGTGACCGACCCTGCCGCTATCACCCTTGCTTTGGGCAACTGGGCTTCCCAACACCCTGACGAATATATCGAGGTACTGATAAACAATGCAGGTATCCGCAAAGACAACCTGATGCTCTGGATGACAGGAGAAGAATGGAGCAAAGTGCTCGATATCAGCCTGAACGGATTCTTCAACGTGACACAGCCTTTATTGAAGAATATGCTGGTCAAACGTTATGGACGTATCGTAAATATCGTGTCATTGTCGGGCATTCAGGGAATGCCCGGCCAAGCCAATTACTCCGCAGCCAAAGGTGGCGTAATAGCCGCTACCAAAGCACTGGCACAGGAAGTTGCCAAGAAGAAAGTAACAGTCAATGCAGTAGCTCCGGGATTCATCCGTACGGATATGACGGAAGGAATTGATGAGAACGAATGGAAGAAACATATTCCCGCGGGACGTTTCGGCACTCCGGAAGAGGTTGCCGACCTGGTCGGTTTCCTGGCATCTCCAGCCTCATCCTACATCACAGGAGAAGTGATTTCCATCAACGGAGGACTATATACTTAA
- a CDS encoding acyl-CoA thioesterase: MKRKTNQQVAALTNRTTFRVRFSEIDSMQIVWHGEYVRYFEDGREAFGKQYGLDYMSIYREGYMVPIVDLTCQFKQSLSFGEEAIVETRYIACEAAKIKFEYVIYRATDQSIVATGSTIQVFLNLNKELELMNPPFYLEWKKKWNIL, encoded by the coding sequence ATGAAACGGAAAACGAATCAACAGGTTGCAGCTTTGACTAACCGGACTACCTTCAGAGTGCGGTTCAGCGAAATAGACTCCATGCAGATTGTATGGCACGGTGAGTATGTGCGCTATTTTGAAGATGGAAGAGAAGCTTTTGGCAAACAGTATGGTTTGGATTATATGAGTATTTACCGGGAGGGATACATGGTTCCTATCGTGGATTTAACCTGTCAGTTCAAACAATCACTATCTTTTGGTGAAGAAGCGATTGTCGAGACGCGCTATATTGCCTGTGAGGCAGCCAAGATAAAATTTGAATACGTTATCTACCGGGCTACCGACCAGAGTATAGTAGCTACCGGAAGCACCATACAAGTGTTCCTGAACCTGAATAAAGAATTGGAGCTTATGAACCCTCCGTTTTATCTGGAATGGAAAAAGAAATGGAATATCCTTTAA
- a CDS encoding acyltransferase: MSTWKGKTRGGTFGYLFFIYLIKYLGITAAYIFLSLVVLYFVPFAPKATKSTWFYARHILKYNRIRSLGMLLRNYYRLGQILIDKVAIGNGKVSQYRFEFEQYPEFLQLLNSEQGVIMIGAHVGNWEIGVPFFDDYGKKINIVMYDAEHRRIKEILEKNGQDKDFKIIPVNEDNLTHVFRITEALNKKEYVCFQGDRYLNKEKLLTGTLLGQKAPFPAGPFLLGSRMKVPVVFYFAMREPGRTYRFHFIRTEPVIRTKEKKAEIALLEQYTTALDQILKRYPEQWFNYYSFWKTTSDGSPSKGLK, translated from the coding sequence ATGTCGACGTGGAAAGGCAAAACCCGGGGAGGAACATTCGGATACTTATTCTTTATTTACCTGATTAAGTATCTGGGCATTACTGCCGCTTATATATTTCTAAGTCTGGTAGTATTGTACTTCGTACCGTTTGCTCCGAAAGCCACTAAAAGCACCTGGTTTTATGCCCGCCACATCCTGAAATACAACCGAATACGCTCTTTGGGTATGTTGCTGCGCAACTATTACCGATTAGGGCAAATCCTGATTGACAAGGTAGCCATTGGCAACGGAAAAGTCAGTCAATATCGGTTCGAATTCGAACAGTATCCGGAGTTTCTGCAATTACTGAACAGTGAACAGGGAGTGATTATGATTGGCGCCCATGTGGGAAACTGGGAAATAGGCGTTCCTTTCTTCGACGATTATGGAAAGAAAATCAATATCGTGATGTATGATGCCGAACATCGTAGAATCAAAGAGATATTGGAGAAAAATGGTCAGGATAAGGATTTTAAGATTATCCCCGTCAACGAAGATAACCTGACACACGTTTTCCGTATTACCGAGGCGTTAAACAAGAAAGAGTATGTATGCTTCCAGGGCGACCGTTATCTGAATAAAGAGAAACTGCTGACAGGAACACTCCTGGGACAGAAAGCTCCTTTCCCTGCCGGCCCTTTCCTGCTTGGTTCGCGAATGAAAGTTCCAGTGGTATTCTACTTTGCCATGAGAGAGCCGGGCAGAACCTACCGTTTTCATTTTATAAGGACGGAACCAGTCATACGAACCAAAGAAAAGAAAGCAGAGATCGCTCTGCTCGAACAATATACGACCGCTTTGGACCAAATACTGAAACGCTATCCGGAACAATGGTTCAACTATTACTCATTCTGGAAAACCACGAGTGACGGTTCGCCCTCCAAAGGATTGAAATAA
- the hutH gene encoding histidine ammonia-lyase translates to MIADKSINLDTLHKVLFDNEKLKLSEECIRKVEESFDFLQSFSSDKIIYGINTGFGPMAQYRIEDQSLIDLQYNIIRSHSTGAGKPLPELYVKAAMIARLYTFLQGKSGVHLELVSLLCEFINRGIYPFIPEHGSVGASGDLVQLAHIALTLIGEGEVFYQGKLCNAATVLQENGLKPFSMRIREGLSVTNGTSVMTGIGIVNLIYAKKLLRWSVAASVMMNEIAASYDDFMAQALNEAKHHKGQQEIAAMMREWVAGSKSVLQRENELYNQVHKEKIFEHKVQPYYSLRCVPQILGPIYDELENAEEVLINEINSACDNPIVDPDTQNIYHGGNFHGDYISFEMDKLKIAVTKLTMLCERQINYLFHDRINGILPPFVNLGVLGLNYGLQASQFTATSTTAECQTLSNPMYVHSIPNNNDNQDIVSMGTNSALLAKTVIENSYQVMAIQFMGMAQAIDYLKIQDRLSSKSRQVYEEIRSFFPVFTNDTPKYKEIEMMIDYLKKEDK, encoded by the coding sequence ATGATAGCTGACAAAAGTATAAATTTAGATACCCTTCATAAAGTATTGTTTGATAATGAGAAGCTGAAACTCTCTGAAGAATGTATTCGAAAAGTAGAAGAAAGCTTCGATTTTCTGCAATCCTTTTCCAGCGATAAGATTATTTATGGTATCAATACGGGGTTCGGCCCAATGGCACAATACAGAATAGAAGATCAGTCATTGATCGACCTTCAGTATAATATCATCCGAAGCCATTCCACCGGTGCCGGCAAACCGCTTCCCGAACTTTATGTAAAAGCAGCTATGATTGCCCGTTTGTACACTTTTCTACAAGGGAAGTCAGGAGTGCATCTGGAACTGGTTTCTCTCCTCTGTGAATTTATCAACCGCGGAATTTATCCGTTCATACCCGAACACGGAAGTGTAGGTGCCAGCGGCGATCTCGTACAACTGGCCCATATCGCCCTGACGTTAATAGGGGAAGGGGAAGTTTTTTATCAGGGTAAATTGTGTAACGCAGCTACGGTACTTCAGGAAAACGGCCTGAAACCTTTTTCCATGCGTATTCGTGAAGGTTTATCCGTTACAAACGGTACTTCTGTAATGACAGGCATCGGTATTGTCAATCTGATTTATGCAAAAAAACTACTCCGTTGGTCGGTGGCTGCCTCTGTAATGATGAATGAGATTGCCGCCTCTTATGATGATTTTATGGCACAGGCATTAAACGAGGCCAAGCATCATAAAGGTCAACAAGAGATAGCTGCTATGATGAGAGAATGGGTGGCAGGCAGTAAATCCGTGCTTCAAAGAGAGAACGAGCTATACAACCAGGTGCATAAAGAGAAAATCTTCGAACACAAAGTACAGCCCTATTATTCCTTGCGATGTGTTCCGCAAATACTCGGTCCTATTTACGATGAACTGGAGAATGCGGAAGAAGTATTAATAAACGAAATAAATTCCGCCTGTGACAATCCGATTGTCGATCCGGATACACAAAATATTTATCATGGCGGCAACTTCCACGGAGATTACATTTCTTTCGAAATGGACAAGTTGAAAATTGCTGTGACCAAGCTGACTATGCTTTGCGAAAGACAAATTAACTATCTGTTCCACGACCGTATCAATGGCATCCTGCCTCCGTTTGTAAATTTGGGAGTGCTTGGATTGAACTATGGTTTACAGGCTTCGCAATTCACTGCAACCTCCACCACAGCGGAGTGTCAGACATTATCAAATCCGATGTATGTACACAGTATCCCCAACAACAATGATAATCAGGATATTGTCAGCATGGGAACCAACTCGGCTCTATTAGCAAAAACAGTCATTGAGAATTCTTATCAGGTGATGGCTATCCAGTTTATGGGAATGGCACAAGCTATCGACTACCTGAAAATACAGGATCGCCTAAGTTCCAAAAGCAGGCAGGTTTATGAAGAAATACGCAGTTTCTTCCCTGTATTTACCAATGACACACCTAAATATAAAGAGATAGAAATGATGATAGACTATCTCAAAAAAGAAGATAAATAA
- a CDS encoding beta-ketoacyl synthase N-terminal-like domain-containing protein: protein MEYPLNIYITAHTLISSLGFGIPENLEAIHNYRSGIRMQEAGLISDHPLLAGMIDSVELEKRAKLMQITDYTRMEQLFILAIQEVISQSGADLREPDYALLLSTTKGNVDLLSELPADSPVFLWKMAERIGDFFGATNQVEVISNACISGVSALIVAKRWIESGRYKRVIVAGGDILSHFITSGFLSFRSVSAHLCRPYDIQRDGLSLGEACGAVLLETQGNANHIILSGGAISNDANHISGPSRTGDGLALAINQAMEEAGALPEDISFINAHGTATVYNDEMESKAIHLAGLAAVPVNSLKPYFGHTLGASGIIETILCIEQLKEGRYYGTLGYETLGVPMPITVYATHQPIPMKCCIKTASGFGGCNAALVLSLPDAHLKQKVNLQATDKASAPSVCKAVVESGNMVTIRPGAVESKGTTVFSSSETDFAPFIREAYKHLGENNMKFYKMDNLCKLGYVAAEYLLKNTHHRPEEIGIILANASSSLDTDCKHQAIISKEGDKAASPAVFVYTLPNVVLGEICIRHKIQGENTFFVRRQSDAASLEDYARIVMAKGKLRTCIIGWCELLDGHYQAEFKQLNNISTIYG from the coding sequence ATGGAATATCCTTTAAATATATACATCACAGCCCATACGCTGATTAGTTCGTTAGGTTTCGGCATCCCGGAAAACCTGGAGGCCATCCATAACTACCGAAGCGGAATCCGTATGCAAGAAGCCGGCCTAATTTCCGATCATCCCCTATTGGCGGGAATGATTGATTCTGTGGAATTGGAAAAACGGGCGAAGCTGATGCAGATTACGGATTATACCCGAATGGAGCAATTATTCATACTGGCTATCCAAGAGGTTATTTCTCAATCGGGAGCCGACTTGCGGGAACCGGATTACGCCTTGTTATTATCTACCACTAAAGGAAATGTTGATTTATTGAGTGAATTACCTGCTGACAGTCCGGTTTTTCTTTGGAAAATGGCGGAGCGAATCGGAGATTTCTTTGGAGCGACAAATCAGGTAGAGGTCATCTCCAATGCCTGTATATCAGGAGTCTCGGCACTAATCGTCGCTAAGAGATGGATAGAATCAGGACGTTACAAACGAGTGATTGTGGCAGGTGGGGATATTCTTTCTCATTTCATTACCAGCGGCTTTCTATCGTTTCGATCTGTCAGCGCACACCTTTGCCGACCATACGATATACAACGGGATGGATTAAGTCTGGGCGAAGCCTGTGGAGCTGTTCTTTTAGAAACTCAAGGAAACGCGAATCATATTATTCTCTCCGGAGGAGCAATCAGCAATGACGCCAACCATATATCCGGTCCTTCCCGAACAGGGGACGGTTTAGCTCTAGCCATTAATCAGGCAATGGAAGAAGCCGGAGCACTCCCCGAAGACATTAGCTTTATCAATGCACACGGAACAGCTACGGTTTACAATGATGAAATGGAATCCAAAGCCATACATCTGGCGGGATTAGCTGCAGTTCCGGTGAATAGCCTCAAGCCCTATTTCGGTCATACATTAGGAGCTTCGGGCATTATCGAAACCATACTTTGCATAGAGCAACTAAAAGAAGGAAGATACTACGGAACTTTAGGGTATGAAACACTCGGTGTTCCCATGCCTATCACTGTCTATGCCACTCATCAGCCGATACCGATGAAATGCTGCATCAAAACTGCTTCCGGTTTCGGAGGCTGTAATGCCGCACTGGTATTATCCCTCCCCGATGCTCACCTGAAACAGAAAGTAAACTTGCAGGCAACCGACAAAGCGAGTGCTCCGTCAGTTTGCAAAGCAGTGGTGGAATCGGGCAACATGGTCACAATCAGGCCAGGAGCAGTAGAAAGTAAAGGAACAACTGTATTCAGCTCTTCGGAAACTGACTTTGCACCGTTCATCCGGGAAGCATACAAGCATCTGGGAGAAAACAATATGAAGTTCTATAAGATGGACAACCTCTGTAAGCTGGGATATGTAGCTGCCGAATATTTACTGAAAAATACACACCACCGTCCGGAAGAGATTGGAATCATTCTTGCCAATGCTTCTTCCTCTCTGGATACGGACTGCAAACATCAGGCAATCATCAGTAAAGAAGGGGACAAAGCAGCCAGTCCTGCCGTGTTTGTCTACACTCTCCCCAATGTAGTATTGGGAGAAATCTGTATCCGGCACAAGATTCAGGGAGAGAATACATTCTTTGTCCGTCGGCAATCCGATGCTGCCTCATTAGAGGATTATGCAAGGATTGTGATGGCAAAAGGTAAGTTACGCACCTGTATCATAGGCTGGTGCGAACTACTGGACGGACATTATCAAGCAGAATTTAAACAACTTAATAATATATCAACGATTTATGGATAA
- a CDS encoding beta-ketoacyl-[acyl-carrier-protein] synthase family protein has translation MKRVVITGMGIYSCIGKNLDEVKDSLYHGKSGIGIDPVRKELGYFSALTGILQRPDLKKLLDRRKRLCLPEQGEYAYLATLEAFRNAGIDENFLESNEVGILYGNDSSAAPVINAVDIIREKKNTALVGSGSIFQSMNSTVTMNLSVIFKLRGVNFTIAGACASGSHAIGMGYLLIKSGLQDCILCGGAQEVNPYAVGSFDGLSAFSTQEAAPEKASKPFDKRRDGLIPSGGAASLVLESYESAVKRGAPILAEVIGYGFSSNGDHISVPNVDGPKRSLQMAIKDAGIALEQISYINAHATSTPVGDLNEAKAIAEVFEGHHPYVTSTKSMTGHEMWMAGASEVIYSTLMMNNGFIAPNLNFEEPDEASAQLNIPTQRVNLEFDTFLSNSFGFGGTNSTLIIRKINP, from the coding sequence ATGAAAAGAGTTGTTATCACGGGAATGGGGATTTACTCTTGCATCGGCAAGAATCTGGATGAAGTAAAAGACTCACTATATCATGGAAAATCGGGAATTGGCATAGATCCGGTACGGAAAGAATTGGGCTATTTTTCTGCATTAACGGGGATATTGCAACGTCCCGACTTGAAGAAGTTGTTGGACCGCCGTAAACGTCTCTGTCTGCCGGAGCAGGGAGAATATGCTTATCTCGCTACATTAGAGGCTTTCCGTAATGCAGGGATTGACGAGAATTTTCTCGAATCCAACGAAGTGGGTATCTTGTATGGCAATGATAGTAGCGCCGCTCCTGTTATTAACGCAGTGGACATCATTCGTGAAAAGAAAAACACTGCACTAGTGGGTTCCGGTTCTATTTTCCAGTCGATGAATTCCACCGTGACAATGAACCTATCGGTTATTTTCAAACTTAGAGGGGTCAACTTCACTATTGCCGGAGCCTGTGCAAGCGGTTCTCACGCTATTGGTATGGGTTACCTGCTTATAAAATCGGGATTACAGGATTGTATTCTTTGCGGTGGCGCACAAGAAGTCAATCCTTATGCAGTAGGAAGTTTCGACGGACTAAGCGCATTTTCCACCCAGGAAGCAGCCCCCGAGAAAGCCTCGAAACCTTTTGATAAACGACGTGACGGACTGATTCCGAGTGGAGGAGCCGCCAGTCTGGTATTAGAGAGTTATGAATCGGCTGTAAAAAGAGGAGCTCCCATCTTGGCCGAAGTCATCGGTTACGGTTTTTCATCCAATGGAGATCACATCTCCGTGCCTAATGTGGACGGTCCGAAACGTTCTCTTCAAATGGCCATCAAAGATGCAGGGATTGCACTCGAACAGATCAGTTATATCAATGCACACGCCACCTCAACTCCGGTAGGTGACTTGAACGAGGCGAAAGCCATTGCGGAAGTATTTGAAGGGCATCACCCGTATGTGACCTCCACAAAGTCTATGACAGGACATGAAATGTGGATGGCCGGTGCCAGTGAAGTGATTTATTCCACCCTCATGATGAACAACGGTTTCATCGCTCCCAACCTCAATTTCGAGGAACCGGACGAGGCCTCTGCACAATTAAATATACCTACCCAACGGGTAAACCTGGAATTTGATACGTTCCTTTCCAACTCATTCGGATTCGGAGGAACCAATTCCACGCTAATCATACGCAAAATCAATCCATAA
- a CDS encoding acyl-CoA thioesterase, whose protein sequence is MEEIVFHHTLPIQLRFNDVDKFGHVNNTVYFSFYDLGKTEYFGSVCPGVDWEKIGIVVVHIEANFVKQIFASDHIAVQTAVSKIGTKSFHLVQQVIDTKTNEVKCVCKSIMVTFNLERHESMPLTKEWIEAICKYEGRDLQKA, encoded by the coding sequence ATGGAAGAAATCGTATTTCATCACACATTACCTATCCAATTGCGATTCAATGATGTAGACAAATTTGGTCACGTCAACAACACGGTTTACTTCTCCTTTTACGACTTGGGAAAGACTGAATACTTCGGTTCGGTATGCCCGGGAGTAGATTGGGAAAAGATTGGCATTGTCGTTGTTCATATTGAAGCGAATTTCGTTAAGCAAATTTTCGCATCGGACCACATCGCTGTACAAACCGCCGTCTCTAAGATAGGTACCAAAAGCTTTCATCTGGTTCAACAAGTCATTGACACGAAAACCAATGAGGTGAAATGTGTTTGCAAGTCCATCATGGTTACTTTCAATCTTGAAAGACATGAGTCCATGCCACTGACCAAGGAATGGATAGAAGCGATCTGCAAGTATGAAGGACGGGATTTGCAAAAAGCATAG